TTTTTACAACTGTGCTACTTATATTAGAGATGCAtatgtaaaaaacagaaaagcagaaaagtcaAGTCTTCGTCTTCTAAAGATATATTCAATCCATGATTAAATAATTCTCAGATGATTTATAACTTAATACATTGAAAAGTTCTACAATTAATTTGTAATTGCCACATTTACAAAGAAACTTCTGGGTaagagaatcttttaaaaaacattgtttggTGTTGCATTTAAGCCcaaagttcatttatttaatcaccCATGAcacatttgtaaatttttttttttaaacttgggaAAATGCAATTATTAATATGGCTTAATTCAATTATACCTATATTCTATAAAATTTTGTTACACACTTAAGTACTACTGGAGCAATAAGATTACTTGTACAGAAAAAAGCGAAGACtttcacattaaaattataatcatttcaCACTTACGGTagtaactgaaaatattttggaaaatactaTTAATGGTCTTGACTGTAACagtttattgcattttttatctccttttcaaTATTAGGTACTCTGATTTGGAGTTTTAAGTTCTGCTTTTCCTCTTATCTTCAAAAAGACTCTTCAGCATATAAACTTGAATGGCTGACACCACTACCATAACCACTAAATTAACCATAGACCAGAAATTGACTCTATCAAAGTTGCTTTCTTGTATATTTCGATCACGAGCTTCAAATGCTCTAAGCAGAGTTTGGATGTGACCACTTTTGCTTAGTCTGGACTTGATACTGTTGATGGATTCCTAGAGATAAAGAGAACAATTTTACTATAAAAGAATaattagtaattttaatttaattttaaattgtgtttcacAGCACCCTGATATTCATAATAGTTTTATATCTAAATacaatggtttttttaaaagattttatttatttattttttagagagaggagaagggaaggagaaagagagggaggagagaggagaagggaaggagaaagagagagagagaaacatcaatgtgtggttgcccctcatgtacccccaactggggacctggcccacaacccaggcatgttccctgactaggaaatgaaccagcaaccctttggtttgcaggcctgtgctcaatccactaagctacatcagccagggatAAATACAATGTTAATTAAGGGACAGATGCTACTTAGATTACCTAAAGATCTTCTGTAAGTTTATGTAAAATTTCTGATACTTTAAATTATTGTTTGCCAAGTTATTCAACAAAGGAACACAGctgtaaattgaaaataaataatatgaaaatatattcaaatggcATAATGCCAGgaattttatatacattctttctttcttagccCTCACAACCATAAGGAAGTTTTAAACAACTGAACTAAGTTTTTAGGTATTTACTTCTATATAATACATtgtatgttaatatttttccatttagtgTTAGTCTGGTCCAAATTAGTATTTAGCAAAACACCCAATGTTTTTATCTGACAAAgcaatgaaattagaaaatacttcagtttgccctggctggtgtagcttagtggattgagcgcgggcctgcgaaccaaagggtcgctggtcctattcccagtcagggcacattcctgggttgcaagccaggtccccatttggggggcacacaagaggcaaccatacattgatgtttctctccctctttttccttgctttctcctctctctaaaaataaataaaatcttaaaaaaaaaaaagaaaatacttcaattttttatttgcattctatacatataaaagtataacgtatttttaataaaaacatattccagccctggctggtgtggcttagtgggttaagcgccagtctgcgaaccaaaaggctgctggttcgattcccagtcagggcacatgcctgggttgcgggccaggtccccagtggggggagcatgaggggcaaccacacactgatgtttctctccctctctttctccctccctacccttctctaaacaaacaagtaaataaataaataaaatcgttaaaaaaaaaagaaataaaaacatattccaaTATCACATTCATTAAACAAACCAGGATACATTCTAAGTTACGTATCTTCTGAAAAGGCTATTTTATAGTAGGGACTTGATCAGAAATCATTTGAAAACTAACTATATACTATATGAATATAAGGTAAAATTAAGTGGAGATTTGAAATCTTAGCTGTGGCTGAAGGATTATAACCTTTCCCTCTACTGTGGGCAATACTATTATTAAATGCAAATAGGTTCTTATACATGTACATTTCGTATGCATGTTTATAATAATTGAAGCATAAAGCAATTCAAGTGAAGAAGCCATATCTGAAGTTTTTACTCTTGAGTGTAATGCTAGTTTCTGATAACTGTTAGCTTTGGTTTGAGTAATGAAAACAGTATTCCCAAATTAATCAAATAATATGAAATCTCATGTTACAAAAACTATGTGGGAAAAGTGCCTATATATCTTGAGGTTTTACAAATTACTCAGGATCATTCCATGTGCAAGTATACTATAGATAATTACATTCTTCTATTACTGAACATTCTAAGGGAGTTTTGTAGTGAAGAACCTGTATTCAACTCtagttctccctctctctggttATATGACAGAAACATTACCTAATCTCCCAAAGATAACAATTTCCTCAATGGAAAGATGGAGATAATCCTGATAGAGTTAAGTAAGGATTATATGagataatgaaattaaaacacttagctcagtgcctgtcacatagtaaggCCTCTGgatgttaatttttattctattaaaagACCATACTGACCAGGATATCTTCCAGTTTCATATCCAACATATCTGTGCCAGTAATATATTTCTTCCAGTCCTCCTGTTCTTGCTCCTGTTCTCCCATATTATCCAGGATTAATTCAAAGAAAATCACCTTCTCAGAAATGGTGCTGAATGTATTATCAAAGCAGAACATGTAGTCACCAACTTCAGTCTctaccctgtattttaaaaagtacatcttCAGTTATTTGTACTTACATTTTGGATCAAACCCCCCCCCCTACTACATATAGAAACAGTAATGGTTTGTAGTAACTGGGCAGCTCACTGAGAGATTTCCTTagtatttaaagataatttataatttcttgGGAAAGAGGCAACCTGGAAATATACAGCTGTGGGCAAAAATAGggttacagttttttttaatacaaaatataaaataaataataatgcaatagtaaactgtttcatgtactcacaactataaatctaccttcgcccacccctgtatattcaGGTACTTGAAATCTACATGTGCTTGGTTGGCATTATGGTAAATGATTTTGACCTAATTTTTGGAAAAGAATAGAATTAAAAACCTAGATACACGATACCTCACAATGAATTTCAAGATTTATATGTTATAAAGAGTAATTTATCATGAGTTCAATTCACATAGAAATATGACTAAAAACCTCCCCTTCAATTGAGATTAATCTGTAaagtgagttttgttttgttctcaaaagcagtgatttatttaaatgctttctttCATGCCTCCTACCAATTAAGTGCATCTTTGGAATATAGTTAGGGTAATAGTAACTCAGTTGTCTAGAAAAATGCATTTACATGACATTCCTCATTACAAGCAGTGCTAGACAAATAGATACTATTATTTAAACTCTTTAAGGCTATATATGGAGAAATTTTTACTAACCCTGACTTCTGGAAGGacagtatttgttttaaaaatttaacttaggAAAAAAGGATTTCAATGTCATAAATGAGATTTTAGTTgcctttaaaaagttaatatagcTAAAGATACAATTTTTGTTATAATCTAATTTTGACAAAGTAGACTTGTAAATTTGGTATGGTGATTAAGACTCAGTTGGACTGCCTGGGTTTTAAACTCAGGCTTCAATGATCACTAGCTGTGGAACCTTCCATCAGTTTACCTAGCAACAGCTCtaggcctcactttcctcattggtaaaatgatGATAAATCATGTACCTCAAAGGACTGTGGTGAagaataaaacatacaaattcatgcacagtgcttagaacagtgtcctGGCACATCAAAAGAACTTAGTAAATGTGAACTCTTATAAACTCATTTTTATCTCCTAATGTTTTAATGAGAGGTAATTCTATACACTAAAGCAGTAAAATACTTTTTACTCCTCAGAGTCAATGTTTATTActaaaggaaagcagaaaattgGAGAGCAACAAAAACTTAACAAATTCtacacattttttatattctgaaatttaaaGATTAACTACATTTTTAGTTCTTGTTCATATGTATTAAAGAGAAagtatactgtattttgttgtgtataatgcatacttttttgcccaaatttttgagggaaaaataaggatgcgcattatctatgggtagtactaattccgtatctatataaatgttttaaattcttttatttatgcctacgtgttaaaagtgtaactctagaaagcagtaacgatatccgtatgcaaaataataccccagAATATGGTAATCAGTTTTGctcctaaatataaataaataattgaattaaaaataaataaattgaattaaaaattaaaatgaaatatttttttcctgaaagttttagCCAAAAACATGAGTGtgcgttatacacagcaaaatacagtagttaatCCCAAGTATATCAATCTAAACCgactttttaaattactatttctctccctggccagtgtggctcagtggattgagcactggcctgtgaactgaaaggttgctggttcaattcctagccagggcacatgcctgggttgcgggccaggtcctgggtttgGGGCATGGGAGAAGCAACTGACTGATGTACATCAGTGCATTTCTCACAAATtgccatttctctccctctctttttccctcccttacccccttcctgaaagtaaatatttttaaaaagtaaaaaaatgacaatttctctattttatatattaatcatTTAtgcaaattttttttctgagctctTCATAGCTAAAATGCCTTTTTGCAAAGCACTCTGAAATTAATACCTTAAGTCATGGTggatatttttttcccctcattcattcattcatgtatttcaGTTTTTACTATGAATTACATGCCAGGTACTTTCATTATGAAAGaccaataattataataatagctaGTACTTACATAGTGCTATGTGCCAGGGATGTTCTAAGCATCATATGGTAGAAAGTAAGAATTTTGGTCCATCCTGCCTCCTCTTAAGAAATGCATATCCCTGCAGacttatttaacttctctgagctttcttgtctgtaaaatgggaattaggGAATCAAAGAATCTTTCTCATggtggattggaataattaatttAGAAGCATATAAAATGCAAAGCCTTAGGAAAAAATTCCACTTAAAATATGTcacaaaatttttctcttttggtaCAATGTCTAGCATTAAATAAATAgctgttatatatttattattataataaccTCACAACTGAGAGAAGAGCACAGTTCTGAGGATGCCATAACTGAACAAGATAGGAGATAATTCTGCTTTTCTTGATGGGCAAATTGACCATATCTGAAGAATTGTTTTGGTTTCTCTTCTTCCGATGAAGGTAAAAGAATTCATAGTCTTGTCATATAAAAAAATGGTGGAGGGAATGAAGAATGATTCACTTGGTACAAAGATAACTTGAAAGGAACATGGTAtctatcttcaaatatttgaagagttATCccatgaaaaaaggaaggagggccATACTAATGGGCAGAAACTTCAGAAagatacatcaaaaaaaaaaaatgcaaatcctAGTTTATGGCAAATATTAGATACTCTGTATTCATT
This DNA window, taken from Desmodus rotundus isolate HL8 chromosome 3, HLdesRot8A.1, whole genome shotgun sequence, encodes the following:
- the TMED5 gene encoding transmembrane emp24 domain-containing protein 5 isoform X2, with translation MGGKTGLPFPVLLLAALPTVLLPVVVGFTHSLDSDFTFTLPAGRKECFYQPMPLKASLEIEYQVLDGAGLDIDFHLASPEGRTLVFEQRKSDGVHTVETEVGDYMFCFDNTFSTISEKESINSIKSRLSKSGHIQTLLRAFEARDRNIQESNFDRVNFWSMVNLVVMVVVSAIQVYMLKSLFEDKRKSRT
- the TMED5 gene encoding transmembrane emp24 domain-containing protein 5 isoform X1, whose product is MGGKTGLPFPVLLLAALPTVLLPVVVGFTHSLDSDFTFTLPAGRKECFYQPMPLKASLEIEYQVLDGAGLDIDFHLASPEGRTLVFEQRKSDGVHTVETEVGDYMFCFDNTFSTISEKVIFFELILDNMGEQEQEQEDWKKYITGTDMLDMKLEDILESINSIKSRLSKSGHIQTLLRAFEARDRNIQESNFDRVNFWSMVNLVVMVVVSAIQVYMLKSLFEDKRKSRT